A single Sphingopyxis chilensis DNA region contains:
- a CDS encoding M13 family metallopeptidase gives MKKAVFAVLLSTAAVLAGPVACSSGKDSSAAYTVGTDIGIGKAAMDTSAKPGDDFYAYANGNWDKANEIPADRSSIGAFYVAQLETEKRNRELIGAIVQQGGEPGTNDGRIAAFYKAYTDVKAIDAAGMKPVAADLARFAAITDKTALSKVLGEQLRADVDPLNATDFQTENLFGVFVTQGLATPGEVIPYLLQGGLGMPEREYYLSADPKMASIRTAYQDYIAKLLTAAGQSDAAAKAKRIYDLEVKIAKAHATREQSEDFTKSADVWAKADFAKKAPGIDWPAFMSAAKLEGATKFGAYHAKAITGLSALVASEPLDAWRDWLAFHQINSHADVLPSAIDSAHFAFYGTTLSGTPQQRSREKRALDALDTYLGDEVGKAYADKYFPASAKAEVGDMVKNIKAAFATRVNGIDWMAPETKKEAIKKVETIAVGVGYPDSWRDYGSYTVSASDAYANEVAGQKAEYAHQLAKIGKPMDKGEWWMIPQTVNAVNLPVQNALNFPAAILQPPFFNAKADPAFNYGAIGAVIGHEISHSFDNNGAAFDSTGALRNWWTPADLAKFDAAGDALAAQFDTYKPFPDLAVNGKLTLGENIADVAGLQAAYDAYRASLGGKEAPVIDGFTGDQRFFIAYAQTWATKMRAEALRARVATDGHAPGMYRALTVRNLDAWYKAFDVKEGDKLYLAPDKRVRVWG, from the coding sequence ATGAAAAAAGCTGTCTTCGCCGTCCTCCTGTCCACCGCCGCCGTTCTCGCGGGGCCCGTCGCCTGCAGCAGCGGCAAGGATAGCTCCGCCGCTTACACGGTCGGCACCGATATCGGGATCGGCAAGGCAGCGATGGACACGAGCGCCAAGCCCGGCGACGACTTTTACGCCTATGCCAACGGGAATTGGGACAAGGCGAATGAAATTCCCGCCGACCGCTCGTCGATCGGTGCTTTTTACGTCGCGCAGCTCGAGACCGAAAAGCGCAACCGCGAACTGATCGGCGCGATCGTCCAGCAGGGCGGCGAGCCGGGGACCAACGACGGCCGCATCGCGGCATTCTACAAGGCTTACACCGATGTGAAGGCGATCGACGCCGCGGGCATGAAGCCCGTCGCCGCCGACCTCGCGCGCTTCGCCGCGATTACCGACAAGACCGCGTTGTCGAAGGTCCTCGGCGAACAGCTCCGCGCCGACGTCGATCCGCTCAACGCCACCGACTTCCAGACCGAAAATCTGTTCGGCGTGTTCGTAACGCAGGGACTCGCGACGCCGGGCGAAGTGATCCCCTATCTGTTGCAGGGCGGGCTCGGTATGCCCGAGCGCGAATATTATCTGTCGGCCGATCCCAAGATGGCGAGCATTCGTACTGCCTATCAGGACTATATCGCCAAGCTGCTGACCGCCGCCGGGCAGAGCGACGCCGCGGCGAAGGCGAAGCGCATCTATGACCTCGAGGTCAAGATCGCCAAGGCCCACGCGACGCGTGAGCAGAGCGAGGATTTCACCAAGTCGGCTGACGTCTGGGCCAAGGCCGATTTCGCCAAGAAGGCGCCCGGCATCGACTGGCCCGCGTTCATGAGCGCCGCCAAGCTTGAGGGCGCCACAAAGTTCGGCGCCTATCATGCGAAAGCGATCACCGGCCTGTCGGCGCTCGTGGCGTCCGAACCGCTCGACGCCTGGAGGGACTGGCTTGCCTTCCACCAGATCAACAGTCACGCCGACGTGCTGCCGAGCGCAATCGATAGCGCGCATTTCGCTTTCTATGGCACGACGCTCTCCGGCACGCCGCAGCAGCGCAGTCGCGAAAAGCGCGCGCTCGACGCGCTGGACACCTATCTCGGCGACGAGGTGGGCAAGGCCTATGCCGACAAATATTTCCCCGCCTCGGCCAAGGCCGAAGTCGGCGACATGGTGAAGAACATCAAGGCCGCCTTCGCGACGCGCGTGAACGGCATCGACTGGATGGCGCCCGAAACCAAGAAGGAAGCGATCAAGAAGGTCGAGACCATTGCAGTGGGCGTCGGCTACCCCGACAGCTGGCGCGACTATGGCAGCTACACGGTCAGCGCGTCCGACGCCTATGCGAACGAGGTCGCGGGACAGAAGGCCGAATATGCGCACCAACTCGCCAAGATCGGCAAGCCGATGGACAAGGGCGAATGGTGGATGATTCCGCAGACCGTCAACGCGGTGAACCTGCCCGTCCAGAACGCCCTGAACTTCCCCGCCGCGATCCTTCAGCCGCCCTTCTTCAATGCCAAGGCCGACCCGGCGTTCAACTATGGCGCGATCGGCGCGGTGATCGGGCATGAGATCAGCCACAGCTTTGACAATAATGGCGCGGCGTTCGATTCGACCGGCGCGCTGCGCAACTGGTGGACCCCGGCGGATCTGGCGAAGTTCGACGCCGCGGGCGATGCGCTTGCCGCGCAGTTCGACACCTACAAGCCGTTTCCCGATCTGGCGGTCAACGGCAAGCTCACGCTCGGCGAGAATATCGCCGACGTGGCCGGGCTTCAGGCGGCGTACGATGCGTATCGCGCCTCGCTCGGGGGCAAGGAAGCGCCGGTGATCGACGGCTTCACCGGCGACCAGCGCTTCTTCATCGCCTATGCGCAGACCTGGGCGACCAAGATGCGCGCCGAGGCGCTCCGCGCGCGCGTCGCGACCGACGGCCATGCACCGGGCATGTACCGCGCGCTGACGGTGCGCAACCTCGACGCCTGGTACAAGGCATTTGATGTCAAGGAAGGCGACAAGCTCTACCTCGCGCCCGACAAGCGCGTGCGCGTCTGGGGTTAA
- a CDS encoding VOC family protein gives MSVRGLVHHIDLTVTDRERSRRFYDAVLGFLGYRRSADHDHGSDWDREGEPFHSIGIIEARGEGAKRTHDRYSPGLHHLAWTAESRDDVDALHALLRDIDAEVLDAPADYPRYGPTYYAVFFADPDGLKLEFAFGSTGQ, from the coding sequence ATGAGCGTGCGCGGGCTTGTCCATCATATCGACCTGACGGTCACCGACAGGGAGCGGTCGCGCCGCTTTTATGACGCGGTGCTCGGCTTTCTCGGTTATCGGCGTTCGGCGGACCATGATCATGGCAGCGATTGGGATCGCGAGGGCGAACCCTTTCATTCGATCGGCATTATCGAGGCCCGCGGCGAGGGAGCCAAGCGCACGCATGACCGCTATTCGCCGGGTTTGCATCATCTTGCATGGACCGCGGAGAGCCGGGACGATGTCGATGCGCTTCATGCCTTGCTGCGCGACATCGATGCAGAAGTGCTCGATGCGCCCGCAGATTATCCCCGCTATGGGCCAACCTATTATGCGGTCTTCTTCGCCGATCCCGACGGGCTGAAGCTCGAATTCGCTTTCGGATCGACCGGCCAGTGA
- a CDS encoding isovaleryl-CoA dehydrogenase, which yields MRATPDFDFALGETADMIRETTARFADEQIAPLAAKADAEDWFPRDELWTQMGELGLHGITVEEEFGGLGLGYLEHVIAVEEVSRASAAIGLSYGAHSNLCVNQIRRWGNAEQKAKYLPKLISGEHVGSLAMSEAGAGSDVVSMKLKADKVQGGYVLNGTKFWITNATHADTLVVYAKTSPEAGSRGITAFLIEKDMPGFSIGQKIDKVGMRGSPTAELVFADCEVSEEQVMGPENGGVGVLMSGLDYERVVLAGLQLGIMQACLDTVIPYVRERKQFGKPIGSFQLMQAKVADMYVMLQSARSYVYNVAKACDAGQTTRFDAAGCILLASENAVKVAGEAIQALGGAGYTKDWPVERYWRDAKLLDIGAGTNEIRRMLIGRELIGAGA from the coding sequence ATGCGCGCCACCCCCGATTTCGACTTCGCCCTCGGTGAAACCGCCGACATGATCCGCGAAACTACCGCCCGCTTCGCCGACGAACAGATCGCCCCGCTCGCGGCCAAGGCCGACGCGGAGGATTGGTTCCCCCGCGACGAGCTGTGGACGCAGATGGGCGAACTCGGCCTGCACGGCATCACCGTCGAGGAGGAGTTCGGCGGCCTCGGCCTCGGCTATCTCGAACATGTGATCGCGGTCGAGGAAGTGAGCCGCGCCAGCGCCGCGATCGGCCTCTCCTATGGCGCGCACTCGAACCTTTGCGTCAACCAGATCCGCCGTTGGGGGAATGCCGAGCAAAAGGCCAAATATCTGCCGAAGCTGATTTCAGGCGAGCATGTCGGCAGCCTCGCGATGTCGGAGGCGGGCGCGGGCAGCGATGTCGTGTCGATGAAGCTGAAGGCCGACAAGGTGCAGGGCGGCTATGTCCTCAACGGCACCAAATTCTGGATCACCAATGCGACCCACGCCGACACGCTCGTCGTCTATGCAAAGACGAGCCCCGAAGCCGGTTCGCGCGGCATCACCGCCTTCCTGATCGAAAAGGACATGCCGGGGTTTTCGATCGGGCAAAAGATCGACAAGGTCGGCATGCGCGGCTCCCCGACCGCCGAGCTCGTCTTCGCTGACTGCGAAGTGTCCGAAGAACAGGTCATGGGCCCCGAAAATGGCGGGGTCGGCGTGCTGATGTCGGGGCTCGATTATGAACGCGTCGTGCTCGCGGGGCTCCAGCTCGGCATCATGCAGGCGTGCCTCGACACCGTCATTCCCTATGTCCGCGAACGCAAGCAGTTCGGCAAGCCGATCGGATCGTTCCAGCTGATGCAGGCAAAGGTCGCCGACATGTATGTCATGCTCCAGTCGGCGCGTTCCTATGTCTACAATGTCGCCAAGGCGTGCGACGCGGGGCAGACGACGCGCTTCGACGCCGCGGGCTGCATCCTGCTTGCCAGCGAAAATGCGGTGAAGGTCGCGGGCGAAGCTATCCAGGCCCTCGGCGGCGCGGGCTATACCAAGGACTGGCCGGTCGAGCGTTATTGGCGCGACGCCAAGCTGCTCGACATCGGCGCGGGCACCAACGAAATCCGCCGCATGCTGATCGGCCGCGAGCTGATCGGCGCGGGGGCGTGA
- a CDS encoding LysR family transcriptional regulator encodes MIKRAHIRQFLAVVDAGSFTQAASRIRVTQPALSAGVAELERLVGTPLFLRNRRQIRLTEAGGRFLPIARDLDRGFRAADGFGRESDRHASELKLGVIRSVPGELLQAIVAALRPSFAIEIVENSDAELRAALGSARIHMAIAGLRPGERGHPVTPLYDEPLTMFIAADHPLVGRIEVTPDELAAETMIARRSCEFLDATSRFFTRHGVRPRFALRSESDERCLRMVAAGIGITTAPVSLAIDGIVPLKVAGYDFRRELGLIADPAWAALPEIAPRLAHARETIGAIAAEWRQAKVDVAT; translated from the coding sequence ATGATAAAACGCGCGCATATCCGGCAATTCCTCGCGGTCGTCGATGCGGGCAGCTTTACACAGGCCGCCTCGCGCATCCGCGTCACCCAACCGGCGCTATCGGCCGGGGTCGCCGAGCTGGAAAGGCTTGTCGGGACGCCGCTGTTCCTGCGCAATCGCCGGCAGATCCGCCTGACCGAGGCGGGCGGGCGCTTTCTGCCGATCGCGCGCGATCTCGACCGGGGATTCCGCGCGGCGGACGGCTTCGGCCGCGAAAGCGACCGGCACGCGTCCGAGCTGAAGCTGGGCGTTATCCGGTCGGTGCCCGGCGAGTTGTTGCAGGCGATCGTCGCGGCGCTGCGGCCGAGTTTTGCAATCGAGATCGTCGAAAACAGCGATGCCGAGCTTCGCGCCGCGCTGGGCAGCGCGCGCATCCATATGGCGATTGCCGGGCTTCGGCCCGGCGAGCGCGGCCATCCCGTCACCCCGCTCTATGATGAACCGCTGACGATGTTCATCGCCGCCGACCATCCGCTCGTCGGCCGGATCGAGGTCACGCCCGATGAACTCGCGGCCGAAACGATGATCGCGCGCCGCTCGTGCGAATTTCTGGACGCGACGAGCCGGTTCTTCACGCGCCACGGCGTGCGCCCGCGTTTTGCGCTGCGCAGCGAAAGCGACGAGCGATGCCTGCGGATGGTCGCCGCAGGCATCGGCATCACCACCGCGCCGGTGTCGCTGGCGATCGACGGGATTGTCCCGCTCAAGGTTGCGGGCTACGACTTTCGCCGCGAGCTGGGACTGATCGCCGATCCCGCCTGGGCCGCGCTGCCCGAAATCGCGCCGCGGCTGGCGCATGCGCGCGAGACGATCGGCGCGATTGCGGCCGAGTGGCGGCAGGCGAAGGTCGATGTCGCCACATAA